In Mycolicibacterium nivoides, the DNA window ATCCCGCGGCGCCGAACCGCTGTGCGACCGACAAGCCGAGGCCGGGGCCGGCGCCGAGTACCACCAGGACCGGGGAAGAAGTTGAGGTCATACTCAACTTACTAGCACAAGTTGAGTGCACCCTCAACTTCGATATGCTGAACAGCATGTCGGCGATGCGTGCGGATGCGGTCCGAAACCGGGACCGCCTGGTGGCGGCGGCCGCCGAACTCTTCACCGAGCGCGGAGTCGACGTACCTCTCGACGAGGTCGCGCGAAAGGCGGGCGTGAGCATCGGCACGCTCTACAACCACTTCCCGAACCGCGGCGCACTCCTGGATGTCGTGCTGTCCGACCGATTGGCCGTCATCGACCGGCTGGCCCGGCAGGCGCTTGCCGATGCGGACCCATGGCGGGGATTCACCGGGTTCCTCCACAGCCTGTTCGCGATGCAGGCATCCGACCGCAGCATCAACGACGCGGTAGCCCGTAATCCTGTGGGCGCCGTCGACATCGCGGGGGAATGCGGCCGTGCCGGGGGACTACTGGAGGTCGTCGTCGGACGGGCCAGAGACGCCGGGGTGCTGCGAGCCGACTTCGGCGCCGATGACCTGGCGA includes these proteins:
- a CDS encoding TetR/AcrR family transcriptional regulator, whose translation is MSAMRADAVRNRDRLVAAAAELFTERGVDVPLDEVARKAGVSIGTLYNHFPNRGALLDVVLSDRLAVIDRLARQALADADPWRGFTGFLHSLFAMQASDRSINDAVARNPVGAVDIAGECGRAGGLLEVVVGRARDAGVLRADFGADDLATLMWAMSKVIAMADGDDAVWRRHLGFVLDGLKSPVGSETGPGLSAQGEP